The following proteins are co-located in the Micromonospora viridifaciens genome:
- a CDS encoding FecCD family ABC transporter permease has product MSAVREVALPGRVVLRVGAVAVQVRQRGVVVAAVLVLLLAGAVVLSLSLGTPYVAPADVLRALSGAGTPYDLVVLDLRLPRAVLAALAGAAFGVAGTLIQSVARNPLASPDVIGVTQGAGLAATVALTSGATAVLVAPAALLGGLVAAILVFALGARHGLAAQRFVLAGVAVAFAFRALTEVVMLAADPIDGLRAQLWLIGTLAGKGWTEAAWIGLTLAVLLPVLAWAGWALRSTALDDDTARGVGLRPVARRVGLAAVGVLVAATVTAQIGAVDFVALVAPQVARRLVRAERPPLLCAALLGALLLVLADLAGRRLFAPTQLPAGVLTAAIGGPYLMFLLLRTRGRRS; this is encoded by the coding sequence GTGAGTGCGGTTAGGGAGGTGGCGCTGCCGGGGCGGGTGGTGCTGCGGGTGGGGGCAGTGGCGGTGCAGGTCCGGCAGCGGGGGGTGGTGGTTGCCGCCGTGCTGGTGCTGCTGCTCGCCGGTGCGGTCGTGCTCAGCCTCTCGCTCGGCACCCCGTACGTCGCCCCGGCGGACGTGCTGCGCGCGCTCTCCGGGGCCGGCACCCCGTACGACCTCGTGGTGCTCGACCTGCGACTGCCCCGCGCGGTGCTCGCGGCCCTGGCCGGGGCCGCCTTCGGCGTGGCCGGCACCCTGATCCAGAGCGTCGCCCGCAACCCCCTGGCCAGCCCCGACGTCATCGGCGTCACCCAGGGTGCCGGGCTGGCCGCGACGGTGGCCCTGACCAGCGGTGCCACTGCCGTCCTGGTGGCGCCGGCCGCGCTGCTCGGCGGCCTGGTCGCGGCGATCCTGGTCTTCGCCCTGGGGGCCCGGCACGGGCTGGCGGCGCAGCGGTTCGTCCTCGCCGGGGTGGCCGTGGCGTTCGCGTTCCGCGCGCTGACCGAGGTGGTCATGCTCGCCGCCGACCCGATCGACGGGCTCCGCGCCCAGCTCTGGCTGATCGGCACCCTGGCCGGCAAGGGCTGGACCGAGGCCGCCTGGATCGGCTTGACCCTCGCCGTGCTGCTGCCCGTGCTGGCCTGGGCCGGCTGGGCGCTGCGCAGCACCGCGTTGGACGACGACACCGCCCGGGGGGTCGGGCTGCGCCCGGTGGCCCGGCGGGTCGGACTGGCCGCCGTCGGCGTGCTGGTCGCCGCCACCGTCACCGCCCAGATCGGCGCGGTGGACTTCGTCGCCCTGGTCGCCCCGCAGGTGGCCCGCCGGCTGGTCCGGGCGGAACGGCCACCGCTGCTCTGCGCCGCGCTGCTCGGGGCGCTGCTGCTGGTGCTGGCCGACCTCGCCGGCCGCCGCCTGTTCGCCCCCACCCAGCTGCCGGCCGGCGTGCTCACCGCCGCGATCGGCGGGCCGTACCTGATGTTCCTGCTCCTGCGCACCCGAGGGAGGCGGTCGTGA
- a CDS encoding RNA polymerase sigma factor, which translates to MARAAPSSPDGDAAMRFEALYRACYEDLLRYALRRSDRPETAADVVADTFVVAWQRIDDIPADQGRAWLFGVARNVLANQHRAARRGAELANRLRTELARVTVTQPDVPAEISAAFRQLPEADQEILRLVAWEGLAADELALVLDCSANAVRIRLHRARRRFAEALRAPSLTT; encoded by the coding sequence TTGGCACGCGCCGCACCCTCCTCGCCCGATGGCGATGCCGCCATGCGGTTCGAGGCGCTGTATCGGGCCTGCTACGAGGATCTGCTCCGGTACGCCCTGCGCCGCTCGGACCGGCCGGAGACGGCCGCCGACGTGGTGGCGGACACCTTCGTCGTCGCCTGGCAACGCATCGACGACATCCCGGCGGACCAGGGCAGGGCGTGGCTCTTCGGGGTCGCCCGTAACGTACTCGCGAACCAGCATCGGGCTGCCCGCCGGGGCGCGGAGCTGGCCAACAGACTCCGCACCGAGCTCGCCCGCGTCACGGTGACCCAGCCGGATGTTCCCGCCGAGATCTCGGCCGCGTTCCGCCAGCTCCCGGAAGCCGATCAGGAGATCCTGCGCCTCGTGGCCTGGGAGGGGTTGGCGGCTGACGAGCTGGCACTCGTCCTTGACTGCTCTGCGAACGCCGTACGCATCCGGCTGCACCGCGCCCGCCGCCGGTTCGCCGAGGCGTTGCGGGCGCCGTCCCTCACGACATGA
- a CDS encoding FecCD family ABC transporter permease, producing the protein MTTVAVRTVRADTPSRRRVGRRLAVTLAAALLLAGALLASLALGSRPLSADAVWGALTAPDGGDASTIVRELRLPRTALGLVVGLALALAGVLFQAVTRNPLAEPRILGVSAGASVGVVLAIAVFGVGTLTGYVWFGVAGALLAGLLVFAVANRTREGASPVTLALVGAALDASLGAVVYALLSIDARTFEEYRFWVVGGLTGRGVGVAGHVLPFVLAGAVLAALVARGLDALALGDDVARGLGHRIALVRLGAGAAGVLLTGAAVAAAGPIAFVGLAVPHLARALVGADHRWTLLVAGLLGPALLLAADIIGRLVAPPGEVPAGIVTALLGAPLLALLVHRARTVAP; encoded by the coding sequence GTGACCACCGTCGCCGTCCGGACCGTCCGGGCCGACACCCCGAGCCGTCGCCGCGTCGGCCGCCGCCTCGCGGTCACCCTGGCGGCGGCGCTCCTGCTCGCCGGCGCGCTGCTGGCCAGCCTGGCGCTCGGCAGCCGCCCGCTTTCCGCCGACGCGGTGTGGGGCGCGCTCACCGCCCCGGACGGCGGGGATGCCAGCACCATCGTCCGGGAGCTGCGGCTGCCGCGTACCGCCCTGGGGTTGGTCGTCGGGCTCGCCCTGGCGCTCGCCGGGGTGCTCTTCCAGGCCGTCACCCGCAACCCCCTCGCCGAGCCGCGCATCCTCGGCGTCAGCGCCGGCGCGTCCGTCGGCGTGGTGCTGGCCATCGCCGTCTTCGGCGTCGGCACCCTCACCGGGTACGTCTGGTTCGGCGTCGCCGGCGCGCTCCTGGCCGGCCTGCTGGTCTTCGCCGTCGCCAACCGCACCCGCGAGGGCGCCAGCCCGGTCACCCTCGCGCTGGTCGGCGCGGCCCTCGACGCCAGTCTCGGTGCCGTCGTGTACGCGTTGCTCAGCATCGACGCGCGCACCTTCGAGGAGTACCGGTTCTGGGTGGTCGGCGGGCTGACCGGCCGGGGCGTCGGCGTCGCCGGGCACGTGCTCCCGTTCGTCCTCGCCGGGGCCGTGCTGGCCGCCCTGGTCGCCCGGGGCCTCGACGCGCTCGCCCTCGGCGACGACGTCGCCCGCGGCCTGGGTCACCGGATCGCCCTGGTCCGCCTCGGCGCGGGCGCCGCTGGCGTACTGCTCACCGGTGCCGCCGTCGCCGCCGCCGGGCCGATCGCCTTCGTCGGGTTGGCCGTGCCGCACCTGGCCCGGGCCCTGGTCGGCGCCGACCACCGGTGGACCCTGCTGGTCGCCGGCCTGCTCGGCCCGGCTCTGCTGCTCGCCGCCGACATCATCGGCCGGCTGGTCGCCCCGCCCGGTGAGGTCCCGGCCGGCATCGTCACCGCCCTGCTGGGCGCCCCACTCCTAGCCCTCCTGGTCCACCGCGCCCGAACGGTAGCCCCATGA